Below is a genomic region from Stegostoma tigrinum isolate sSteTig4 chromosome 36, sSteTig4.hap1, whole genome shotgun sequence.
ACTGCAGTGTTCCCAATTTAGTTCTCACTGTGGGATGCCACGTAAAGCAACCCTTATGTGACCGTAGCAACAAAGCCCTGGTCTTGTCTGTGCTTCCAAGTGCAAATAAgatgatttttattttcacatACTATCATTGTTATTTTTGTGTGTTAACTTTTCCTTTGGATCCATCCCTGATTGTCCTTGAGCTGAGAGACTTGCTAGTCCATTTCAGGGGCTAGTTAACAGTCAACTGCATTGTTCTGAGTTGTGtcttgcatgtaggccagaccaggtaatgatggcagacttcctttctTAAAAGCAACCTCGTGGACTTTATCGCAACAATAAACTCTAATGGAACTTACGAAGCCTGTCTTTCAATCCCAGTTTTGTTTCTTGAACTGGAGTCCTGCCAGTTGGAccaagtggaatttgaacccatttccTAAAGCTTACTGTGACTGTCAAGATTGTTACTCCAGTAACTTTGCCTCTATGCCATCATCTATGATCAAAAACTGGGATGAGTTGCCATGTGCTCATTTCACTGTAGAACACTTGCAGTTAGCAGAAAGAGAATTTTGTTGCATTACATCAGTTAGATTAGGGCTTTGGCACCAGCCCTTTAGTTCTAATTTTGCATTGTTTGATCAAGCTTTGGTTATGAAAAGTGATGCAAGACAGCAAAGAAGGAATGAAAAATGAAGAGTAGTAGTAGTACTGTGTAAGGATTATATAAACTGCTAGTTTGCTGATCATTGTGCTCTTATTGGTCTATGAACCCACTCACCCAAAGCTTTTTATCCCAAAATGTTTAAGGGTGCTTTGCCATTAATTACATTTACTTGTGTACTATTCAGGTCAGTGCTACAGCTGCACAGCTGGCACTGCTTCGACAGCAGGAAGAGCTGGAAAGAAAAGCTGCTGAACTAGACCGCAAAGAGCAAGAACTGAAGAATGAAAGTTACACTTGTAAGAATGTGGGGGCAGATGTGTACGAGGGTGATGGGTATGCattaggtggggtggtaggtggtTATCTGGGGATGGCTGTGCAGGAAGCGGGAGGAGTGCACGAGAAGGGAGAGAGTAGTGTGGCTGTGGAGTTTGTGCAGGAGATAAGATGTGGAATGGGTTTTGCGGAAGGATGGTGTAGGAGGATGTCAAGCTGGGAGGGGAGGGTTAAAGATTATGCAGGTGGGGTGGCTGGGTTGTTTGAGCCTGCAGAAAGGGTTGGATTATGTGCATGGGGTTGACATTGCATGTTGGGGCGAGGATAAGTCTGTCAGCTAATGACATACCTATCTCCCCAACTgcctgcactttttaaaaatatattgacaAGACTAAAACTCCTTTCCAGAAGCAGTTTTGTAGTTGCAATACCTCCATTGTGCTGTAAGACTCGTACTACGTTTTGCCTTCTAATTTTTGAGACAAGACCAAAGTAACTTTGAGCTAATTTTCAAAGTGGTTTTGCAGTTGCAAGGCTATTAATACTATCTTTAGACCTCTTAAAGAATTGTTGTATTAAGTTAATATAATGAAATAGAATGCCATAGCAAGTTGAATTCTGCCTAACATATCTGTCTGTAAGTGGcattaataataataatttgtAAAGCTCATCAGATGAAGGGGTCAGTTTACTTGTTTCTCTTTTTAGAATATTCAGAATCTCGGGTCTTCAAAGTACACTTCACCTTTAAGCTtaatgtttgaaaacaaaatttcttCATTCCTCCGTACAGCAAAACGAAATAACTGGCCTCCTTTTCCTTCGTTCTGCCCCATCAAACCATGCTTCTACCAGGACTTTGCAGCAGAGATCCCATCAGGCTTTCAGAGGACAGTAAAAATGCTATACTACTTGTGGATGTGTAAGTTGCAACCAATGTTTCCTGCCTTTTTATTTCACCTCATTACTGCAGTATTTTTGTACAACTTCACAATTGTGCATTTTAGAGAGAACACTACGAATTATTGGTATAAGCTAATAAATTGAGCTGCAACTTGATTCGAAATCCTTATGTCTCAGATGGTAAAAGACAAACGAGCCAATTAAACAGATGGTGGGTGTTGCGTTGCAGTGTTGGTGTGCATTAAGCTAGTCAGTCTAGCCTCAACTCAACGATGTAATTTGGTCAAATTCTGTACTGTTTGAGAAAGAGTTTACAGAATTCAGCTGGAGAtgtttttaaaatggagattTCAAGGTTACGGTTAAAGTTGATTTATACCAAGTTAACTGTCCTCATTGCAAGTCATTGAAATcttatttctttttcttccaaCAGTCCATACTGTCACATTGTTCTTGAACCTCCTCGCTTGCCTGGCTGAGTTTATTAATGATGCAAAATTTGGAGTAGACTTTGGCTTGGCAATCTTATGGTTTTTACTCTTCACACCTTGTGCCTTCCTGTGTTGGTATCGGCCAGTTTACAAGGCTTTCAGGTAAAACGTCCTCCAGATTAGAGatgattttctttttactttgcCACTCACCTCGCCGAGAAGGAGTCTGTATCAGAATGCCTAACTTTTGGTTTGTTTGCTGTGCTTATGTAATCCTGTTGTAACATGCAAAATGCCATACGAGGCAGAGGTTTGACCTCCTGTGACATTGTAAACTGAATGTAGTCTGGGTTAAACCAATTTGGAGGATGGGAGACCACTGGATCTGTGCACAAATGTGTGTAAAGGACAATTGAGCTAAAGTATGAAAATGTGAGCACATACAGCATTTTTATATAGATAAATACAAAGGCATCATTCCATAACCTGACATACTAAATTGTTGTTGGGCCTTTGGCTTAACTTCAGCAAAGCATCCTCTTGCTAGCTATCTCCAAAGGAGGAAGAGTCTGAGGAAAGCCAAATTGGAGCTCCTGTTCATATTTCATCTTCATTGACAGGATATGAGTGTCGCAAGCTAGGTCAGCATCCCTAACTGCGCCTGAAGGTACTGTTGAGCTGACTACTTGAATCGTTCCTGTTGATAGGGAATTGAAACACCTGGAGTATTGGTACTTGGGGAACATTCTGTTGCTCAGGCTTATAGGATCCAACTTCTCTGCTCTTCACTTGCAGAATGATTGTAGCCTGTTTTCAAGAAAATGATGATTTAAAGTCTAAAACTGCACTCTTCAGTAATGTTAGAAGTTGAACTGGGTATATAACATTCTAATTGATCAAATTATGTACAAGGCACAGAACaaaaagaccatttggcccagctGTGTTTGAGCACCCTCCCACCCTATTTCATTTAACTGTAATAgaatatccttctattcctttctccctcttgTACTTAAACTTCCTCTTAAGTCTGTTTGATTTGCCTGAACTACTCAATGTGGTAGCCAATTCCACATTCTACTTAACCTCTaggtgaagattttttttctgaaatctttATCGTATGTATAACTGCATAGATCACAACTTTGCCCTCTCGTTCTGGATTCTTGCATAAGTGATGACATCTTCTGTAAGGATTTATAATGGTTACACCACACCCTAATTGAGAAAAGCCCAACCCTTTCGGACTTTCCGGATTGTTCGTTTCTGTTCTGTTAGTGACCTTTCGTCATTATTTTTGGATCAGCTCTCCTGCATGTTTATCACTTGCACTTTTACTTGACTGCTTTCAGGAATGTAAAAActacaacttttttaaaaattgtaaaagaCTAAGATAAGAATGGAAGAGAAAACCTTTGTCTCGAGATTTGAGGCCTAAACTTTAAGTCCAATCTAAGAGTTGAAGGCCAGATGAAATATAACTATGACAATTTAAATCAAATCTTGAAGTCTGAGATGGAATTAAACTCCATAAATATTTGTGTAAGTATTAATGGCTCTTTCAAAGATACCTTCTAAATCTGCAGCCCACTTAGTAAAACAAGGGCTGTAGATTCAAGGAGCACAACACCTCCCAAGTTGTTCCTCCAAGCTGCTacttcatcctgacttggaactgtattgctATTCTTTGTTGCTGGGTCCTAATCCTGAAACACCCACCCTAATCAAACTGTGGGTCCATCTACACCAAATacactacagtggttcaagaaggcagctcactcacACCTTGGGGGCCTTTAGGGATGGGTACTATGACAGTGCCAAAGCCATaggaggttattttgtcctggtctGTTTTGAGAGATTGAATAAGACATAACAAGCTAGCTAGTTAAGACAaattgagtaaacagcttgggaggtcTTTGGTTTTTTGTAAATAGCTTGAATGGGTGTGGCTAACTCTAATTAGAGTTCTAGGTAGAACCAGAAGCTATTGGGGTCTCAACAGAGATTGAAGCTTAGTGAATGGCTCCTGGCTACTACTGTCTTTGAATTTTCTCAATGTTTTCTTCCTCCAGGATGGGAGAACTGAATGTGAATCTGTCTGAACTCTCCTcctttgccaaggggtgtgttaaTGGGATATTACAATATTGGcatagttaattagtaatagttgctatatctgttattctgttaggttttccagtagagttattTTAAATTCCTTTTTTCTTTGTGTGTTAATGACAGTGTTTAAGTTTGTTTTGCTTAACTTTAAGTAGTTTTACCAGTTTTACctttgcatctggaacacagcactttatATTTGCCTTGACAATAAGAAGGTAGCCCAGAccataacatttttaaaagatattttgaggggatctagtctggtccataacagcaTGAACTGTTGGTCCATGTGTATGTGAAATGATATTTCAAAAAATTTATAATACTGGTGTTACTGCAAATTATTAACATCTGCCAAAGGTGATTTATTTCACATAACCGAATCAGAGGGGATGGAGATTGATTTCAGAATTGTTTGTGTAAGAAGAAAATCGATGGCAAGATGCTGATGTTTGAATGAACTGTGGGAATAGTTAATTGTGTCACAAGAACTTTTTTTACATAAAGATTAATTTTTCTTAAAACTTGTTTTTCAGGTCCGACAGTTCATTCaacttctttttcttcttctttgtgTTCTTCTGTCAAATTGTTCTTTATGTCATTCAGGCAGTCGGCATTCCCAATTGGGGTGTCAGGTAAGTATCATTTTGGTACTGAGTGAAAGAAATGTAATTCTCCAGTGTGAGTTTTGTCTTCTGTGAGCTGTCTAGCTTTCTGCATATTCTCTGTACCCTTTCTTCAACAGATTCCAGTAGTGTGTATAGACAGTTGATAAGACACATGTCCTGCTGACTATTTTAGCCACTGGAGAGGCATGTATTTCTTCTACTGACCATTCTTTCCACCCCATGCTTGCAGTTATGTGTTTTTAAACCTCATCAGCGTGCCTTTTCTTTAAGGTCATCTTGGCTCAGGTATCCCAAAACAAGTTTGTCTTTGACCCCTTTGTGATGCCCACTTGTAACATTTTCATGGTTGCTGT
It encodes:
- the scamp2 gene encoding secretory carrier-associated membrane protein 2, producing MSEFDANPFADPVDINPFQDPSVTQLTNANQQGIDDFNPFTENSRLTPPISDTQVLAGQKTTPSQPAILQPTVEPSPQVSATAAQLALLRQQEELERKAAELDRKEQELKNESYTSKRNNWPPFPSFCPIKPCFYQDFAAEIPSGFQRTVKMLYYLWMFHTVTLFLNLLACLAEFINDAKFGVDFGLAILWFLLFTPCAFLCWYRPVYKAFRSDSSFNFFFFFFVFFCQIVLYVIQAVGIPNWGVSGWIAALSWTTKNLAVAVVMMVVAVFFTVCAVLSLLLVQRVHAIFRSTGASFQRAQEEFSHGVFSNTTVRNAAATAASAAAQSTLQGN